A region of the Candidatus Methylomirabilis oxygeniifera genome:
TCACCGGAACGATCGAGACCGTGTCGGAGGTGACCGGACAGGTATTTCTGAGAGAGCCGCCAAGACCACTGGCCCTGACCGCCTATCTCGACGGCCAAGTCGTTGAGACCATTCCCGATCAGGGGGCCACAGTGGAGACGGTGTGCAGTCTCGTACAGGGGATTTTCGGCATCGGCGGCGAGGCTGTGGGTACGATCGCAGTTGCCGTCGACAATCGCGAAGACGAACTGACGCCGGAGCGGATTACCGACGCGCACCGAGGGATGATCGTTGTGGGCGGCTCGTTGATCGATCGTGACGGCTTCGCGAGGGCCAAGCAGGCCGGAGTTGCCGCTGTCGTTGTCGGCGGTATCCACGCGCTTGATCTGAAGCTGCTCCTCGGACGGGATCTTGGCGTCGCCATCACCGGTACCGAACAGATCGGTCCGACACTGATCATCACTGAGGGGTTCGGTCGAATTGCCATGGCGAAGCGAACCTTCGATCTTCTGGTCTCCAAGACTGGACGTCGCGCGTCCTGCTCCGGGGCAACGCAGATCCGGGCCGGCGTGATCAGGCCGGAGGTGATTGTTCCGATGGGGGAGCAGTCAGCAGTCAGTGATCAGCATTCAGCAGGGGACACCGCAGGAGTCGGAGGCGGACTGCGGGTCGGTGATCAAATCCGGATTATTCGGGAGCCGTATTTTGGCCGAATTTGCCGGGTATCCGCGCTTCCGGCGGACCTTCGGCTCCTGGCTACGGGAAGTAAGGTCCGCGTTTTGGAGGCAGAGTTTGACGATGGGCAGCAGGTCGTTGTCCCTCGCGCCAATGTAGAGCTGCTGGAGGCGTAATGACGCTCAGGTTCGAGTGTCGAGTGTCGAGTGTTGAGTTGAAGGCCCGCAACCCGCAACCCGCAACCCGCAACCTGTTTTCCGTGCGCGTTCTTACCACAATCCTTATTCTTGCTGTCTTTACCCTATATCCTATATCCTATATCCTTGCCTCTTCCCTTTCCCCTCCTGAGCAATTCGAAGCCTTCGATATGCCCGGCGATGGCGGAGGTAGCATCGGACTGTCGTGGCAAGCGGCTCCCTCTGACGGACCGACTGTGCGCTATCAGGTCTACGTCGCGGATCAGGCGCACGGACCTTTCACGCGAGTTGCCGAGTTTCCCGCCGATACCCACTACAAGAGCGATGTTGATCGCCCATGGTGGAGCTGGGATCGGAGCAAGGCCCATCACTTTTATCAGGTCAAATCGACGCCGACCCTCCGTATCGAGAACGACCGATCCTACTTCTTCAAGGTGACGGCAACCGATGGGCTGCTGACCAGTGAGGGGCCGGTTCAATCGGCCGTTCCGGCGCCGAATTTCTTCAACATGGCAAAGGCCAACAACTTTCTGTTGATGTTCTTCTTCTCTGCGCTTGTCCTGTTTGCGATTGCCCAGGCAAAGCGGCATCCGACCATCTTCCTGCGCCGAATTCCAGGCCTCGATGCGGTGGAGGAGGCGATCGGCCGGGCGACCGAGATGGGACGGCCGATTCTCTACCTTACCGGCTCCGATGATATGTCGAGCCTGTCGACGATTGCGGCGACGGTCATTCTTGGACAGGTTGCGAAAAAGACGGCGGCGTACGATACACAGCTTCAGGTGCCGCACCGGGACCCGATCGTGATGGCTATCTGCCAGGAGATCGTCAAGGAGTCGTACCTGGAAGCCGGACGACCTGATGCTTATCGTGATGACGCGAACTTCTTCATCACCAACGATCAGTTCAGCTATACCGCTGCGGTGAACGGCATTATGCTTCGAGAGCGACCGGCAGCCAACTTTTTCATGGGTTTTTACTATGCCGAGGCGCTGTTGCTGGCAGAGACCGGCGCCGGGACCGGTGCAATCCAGATCGCCGGGACCGATGCCGACCTGCAACTGCCCTTCTTCATTACGACGTGCGATTACACGCTGATCGGCGAGGAGCTGTACGCTGCAAGCGCATATCTCTCGCGTGAGCCGGTGCTGGTTGGGACCCTGCGGGGGCAGGATCTCGGGAAAGCGTTTCTCCTGTTCTCCATGGTGATCGGGACCATCCTTGCCACCATCGGCGGACTTGTCGGGACTCAGGCGTTCGTACCGTTGCTGCAACTGTTCCGGGACTTTAAGTAACAGGGTATAGGGTGTAGGGGATGGGGTATAGGGTACCAGCAGGATCACGAAAGAGCCCTTACCCCTTACCCCCTCCACCCTGTCTTTGAGGTGGATTGATGGTTCTATTCTTGCGGCGGACGTTCCCGCTGATTCTGACCTTTCTGTTTGGTGTAGCGGGCGCCCTCCAGTATTACATCCCCCACCCTGTCTCCGAAGCGGCGCTCACTGAGGTCTCGGTCTGGCTTCGGATCATCCTTGGATTTGCCATGATCCTGGGGATCGCCAGCCTCTGCCACGTCCATTATGCGAAGATCCGGATACGGGCGGCAGGGTGGGGATACAGCCTGGTGGTCTATGTCTCGATGCTGGCTACGGTCGTGGTAGGGTTGTGGTCGCGGGGACAGGAGGAGGGGACAGGCTTCGGCTGGATCTATACGTATGCGCTGCTTGCGCTTCAGGGGACGATGTTTTCCATGCTCGGGTTCTTCGTGGCCTCTGCTGCATTCCGCGCCTTTCGGGCCAGGAGCAAGGAGGCGGCCGTATTGCTGGTGGCGGCGGTCCTGATGATGTTTGGGCGTGTGCCGTTGGGCGAGTATCTGGTGCCCGCTGCAGGACCCATAGCCGGCTGGCTCCTGAACGTCCTCAACACGGCCGCCAGGCGTGGGATCATCATCGGGATCAGCCTTGGCGGGATTGCGACCTCGATCAAGATCATCCTTGGGATCGAGCGGTCGTACCTGGGGGGCAGAGATTGAGGGAACTGGCCGGTAAGCTGCTGCGCATGGACCGTCGGGTGATCTTCGTTCTGATCGCGCTGGCGACACTGATCCCGCTCTTGCGTCCGATCGGCTTTCCGATCCGGATCTCGCCGGAGGTTAAGCGGATCTACGACCATATCGAGTCGCTTCCGGCAGGATCGGTGTTTTTGCTGTCGCTGGACTTCGACCCGGCCTCAAAACCGGAACTCTATCCGATGGCGGTGGCACTGCTCAATCACGCCTTCAAGCGAGACCTGCGGGTCGTCGGGATGACGCTCTGGGTGACAGGGACTGGAATGGCTGAGAAGGTTGTGAGTGGAATCGCGAGCGAGTACGGGAAGCAACGAGGAGTAGACTATACCTTTCTTGGATACTCGCCGGGCGGGAGCAACGTTATCATCAATATGGGGCAGGACCTGGCTGCCGCCTTTCCGACCGACCATTACGGTGCGCGAACTGCAGACCTTCCGGTTATGCAGGGGGTCACATCGCTGAGGCAGGTCAACTACGTGGTGAGTCTGGCTGCGGGTACGCCCGGCGTCGAAAGCTGGTACGTGTACGGTAAAGAGAAGTACGGTTTCGAGTTGGGCGGTGGCGTGACAGCCGTAATCGCGCCCGGCCTCTATCCCTTCCTCGATACCGGGCAGATCAACGGCCTGATCGGCGGATTGCGTGGGGCAGCCGAGTACGAAACGCTGATCGGGATGAAGGGGAAGGCGGTGGCCGGGATGGACGCGCAATCGGCGACGCATTTTATTATTATCGGCCTGATTGTGCTCTGCAATCTCTTTTACTTCCTGACGCCCGGCACGAGGCTCCGATCCTTTAGTAGCGCTCAGGACAAACCGGGCTCGCCGCGAGAGGCGGGACGGTGATGACCCCGTCTGTTCTGCTCGGCGTCTGGGTGGCGGCCGGCCTCACCCTGTGTATGTTCAGCTTCCTGTACAAGGACAACCCCTTCTTCCGATTCGGGGAGCACCTCTACGTCGGTATCTCGATGGGGTACACCATCGTCCGGATCTATTACGATGTGATGGTCAAAAGCCTCTACACCCCGGTTATGCAGGAAGGGAAATGGTGGTTCCTGATCGCGGCCATCCTGGGTCTCCTGGTTCTGACCCGCTTCATCCCGAAGATAAGCTGGCTTAGCCGGATCTCATTTGCCGTCATCGTGGGTTTCGGTTCCGGCGTTGCTATCCCCCGCATCATCTCCTCGAATATCCTTCAGCAGGTACAGGGGACGTTAAAGCCGCTCCTCGGAAATGCCGGTCAATCTCTCTTCGGCATGACCCAGTTCAACGCATTACTGATCCTGATCGGCGTTGTGACGGTGCTAATCTATTTCTTCTTCTCCATCGAGCACAAAGGACCGATCCGGGTCGCGGCGCGGATCGGCATCTACTTCCTCATGATCAACTTCGGCGCCGGCTTTGGCTATACGGTTATGGCCCGCATGTCGCTGCTCATCGGCCGGTTCGACGATCTGATCCTCTTTAGTTCCCGCGAGTACGGCTACGCCTCGTTGGTGCTGCTCGGCATGATCGCCTTTGGCCTGTTCATGTGGGAGCGCAGCTCAACCGCCTCCTCCGGCCCCGATCAGGACCCACGCGCCTCTGGGAGCGAGGAGCGCCTCTCTCAGTAGGTTCAGACCATCACCC
Encoded here:
- a CDS encoding conserved protein of unknown function (Evidence 4 : Homologs of previously reported genes of unknown function), with protein sequence MAHSYTPGLRTAAQTVVRKRRILPISGQVLVHTGQVVTATTVIAQTELPGKVHAINVVNLLGIVPQEIRRYMLKREGDAVKAGEPLAENRPVFKWLKTQVPASITGTIETVSEVTGQVFLREPPRPLALTAYLDGQVVETIPDQGATVETVCSLVQGIFGIGGEAVGTIAVAVDNREDELTPERITDAHRGMIVVGGSLIDRDGFARAKQAGVAAVVVGGIHALDLKLLLGRDLGVAITGTEQIGPTLIITEGFGRIAMAKRTFDLLVSKTGRRASCSGATQIRAGVIRPEVIVPMGEQSAVSDQHSAGDTAGVGGGLRVGDQIRIIREPYFGRICRVSALPADLRLLATGSKVRVLEAEFDDGQQVVVPRANVELLEA
- a CDS encoding conserved membrane protein of unknown function (Evidence 4 : Homologs of previously reported genes of unknown function); its protein translation is MTLRFECRVSSVELKARNPQPATRNLFSVRVLTTILILAVFTLYPISYILASSLSPPEQFEAFDMPGDGGGSIGLSWQAAPSDGPTVRYQVYVADQAHGPFTRVAEFPADTHYKSDVDRPWWSWDRSKAHHFYQVKSTPTLRIENDRSYFFKVTATDGLLTSEGPVQSAVPAPNFFNMAKANNFLLMFFFSALVLFAIAQAKRHPTIFLRRIPGLDAVEEAIGRATEMGRPILYLTGSDDMSSLSTIAATVILGQVAKKTAAYDTQLQVPHRDPIVMAICQEIVKESYLEAGRPDAYRDDANFFITNDQFSYTAAVNGIMLRERPAANFFMGFYYAEALLLAETGAGTGAIQIAGTDADLQLPFFITTCDYTLIGEELYAASAYLSREPVLVGTLRGQDLGKAFLLFSMVIGTILATIGGLVGTQAFVPLLQLFRDFK
- a CDS encoding conserved membrane protein of unknown function (Evidence 4 : Homologs of previously reported genes of unknown function), with the translated sequence MVLFLRRTFPLILTFLFGVAGALQYYIPHPVSEAALTEVSVWLRIILGFAMILGIASLCHVHYAKIRIRAAGWGYSLVVYVSMLATVVVGLWSRGQEEGTGFGWIYTYALLALQGTMFSMLGFFVASAAFRAFRARSKEAAVLLVAAVLMMFGRVPLGEYLVPAAGPIAGWLLNVLNTAARRGIIIGISLGGIATSIKIILGIERSYLGGRD
- a CDS encoding conserved protein of unknown function (Evidence 4 : Homologs of previously reported genes of unknown function); the protein is MRELAGKLLRMDRRVIFVLIALATLIPLLRPIGFPIRISPEVKRIYDHIESLPAGSVFLLSLDFDPASKPELYPMAVALLNHAFKRDLRVVGMTLWVTGTGMAEKVVSGIASEYGKQRGVDYTFLGYSPGGSNVIINMGQDLAAAFPTDHYGARTADLPVMQGVTSLRQVNYVVSLAAGTPGVESWYVYGKEKYGFELGGGVTAVIAPGLYPFLDTGQINGLIGGLRGAAEYETLIGMKGKAVAGMDAQSATHFIIIGLIVLCNLFYFLTPGTRLRSFSSAQDKPGSPREAGR
- a CDS encoding conserved membrane protein of unknown function (Evidence 4 : Homologs of previously reported genes of unknown function) — protein: MTPSVLLGVWVAAGLTLCMFSFLYKDNPFFRFGEHLYVGISMGYTIVRIYYDVMVKSLYTPVMQEGKWWFLIAAILGLLVLTRFIPKISWLSRISFAVIVGFGSGVAIPRIISSNILQQVQGTLKPLLGNAGQSLFGMTQFNALLILIGVVTVLIYFFFSIEHKGPIRVAARIGIYFLMINFGAGFGYTVMARMSLLIGRFDDLILFSSREYGYASLVLLGMIAFGLFMWERSSTASSGPDQDPRASGSEERLSQ